A region of the Silene latifolia isolate original U9 population chromosome 9, ASM4854445v1, whole genome shotgun sequence genome:
AAGTTTTTGATTGGCTGTGGAAGCTGACCTATTGTGAGGAATGGTGATCAAGATTTTTATTGGGAAAGAGAATTTCTTTTATAGTCCAtaccgtcttaacttaagaccTCTTAGAGCGTCCTTTTATTTCCACCTCTATTTTAATCGGGTGTAACATGTAAGACGGTAAGAGtgtcttaagttaagacggtcttaaacaagaatCGGTGTTAATAGTTTGATTGAAAATGTTCTGGTTAGGTGATTGAATGAGTGGTAGTTGATAGTTGATGCTAATAGTTAATTTTGCAGCTGGTATTGCACGACATACACGGGTAGTGGTTGTGAGGCGTATAGAATGAGGCCGTTGTATGCTTTACAACGGTCTTACTTGAGTTTCTGTACTCAAATTACTGTGACATTTTTGGATTAGGATACAGGACTTAGTGACCTTTAAAGGTTTTGCGATGATTTTTCTACTTAGAACTTTATAGCACACTCCAAAAATCTTCAATTATCGCATTATTGTTATACAATAGGACCGATTTATTCAAGTTTTAGCATCGGGAAGTTTTACATGGGATGAAAAGGTTGGTTTCCAGTTAGTCAGTGTACAGAAAATCCTTGTAAGAGTTGCCAGTTACAGGTGTAGGAGAAGCATTTTGTCCGTCCGAAAGATGGACCTTTCTTCTTGTTGACATTTTCTGAAGAATCTTAAAGCCCAATCTAGTTGTACACacagtttttattttttattttcgaCTTAATCTGATTGCATGTGACCCTTCATTTATTTTCCACTACGATTCTCAAGTGATCACCCCTAGCCTTACCGCTTTGAAACATTTAGGTCGGGCATTGTGCATTTGTGTCTAGGTTGGGAATATTCGTTAATTCACTAAAAAAAGACGGGCGTGGTATTCTCCGTCATCTTTAGTGTAATGGAGTATAATACTTTGACCAGTATAATATTTTCTGCAGAATGATATTATTCTATCCTCCCTTCAAAATTCTGGAAAAGTAGCAGTTGTTGCTTCAGAAGAAAATGATGCCCCAGTATGGTTCTCCGACAATGCTCCATTTGTGGTAGTTATGGATCCTCTTGACGGGTCAAGAAATATTGATGCATCAATCCCTACAGGAACTATTTTTGGCGTTTACAATCGTCTTGTGGAATTAGATAGTCTTCCCCAAGAGGAGAAGGCCACGTTGAATTCGTTGCAAAGTGGGTCCAAACTTGTTGCTGCTGGTTATGTCCTGTATTCATCAGCTACAATTTTTTGTGTGACTTTTGGGTCTGGGGTACACTCATTCACACTGGATCATTCTACCGGAGATTTTATCCTCACACACCCCAGCATCAAAATTCCAAGTAGAGGTATGTTCGAAACAATGACACCCTGTTTGGAAGTGTGATGGAATTCTCATTAGTTAATGATATGTTAACCACTCCTTAGGATGTACTTATTTTATACCCTAAACCACTGAAGATATGTTTGTGGACCTTCTACTGCATAGTAGTGTGCAGGATTGAGTTTATGGACTTCTGTTTTGCATTAGGTGAGTGCATTCTGTGGGTCTATTGCATAGTGGTATCGGGCACTCTAAATTGAACTCCTAACCAGCACGCTGCTATACCTATTCCTTGTTAAAAAAAATTGACACAACACTACACCAGCAATATTAACTCACAGCCTCCAGGACTCCTAGAAATGGCAGGGTAATGGGATTTCAGATGTATGTAGCCTTACCCTTTTGTTGTTTAACCTAGAGAGTTTGTTGCCAAATGTCCCATGATGATGTTTGCGTCAAATGACTGCTACTTCACAATCAATGAAGTTCAACCACTTTATTGAGCGATTATGTTTTACTCGATTACGAAGTATAATacataaccaaaaaaaaaacgagtcTTTGGCTTTATTGGAAGTTATGTCCAGAAATTAGAGCAACTCTGGAGTCTGGAGTTCTTAAATAGAATATTCTGTATCATCTATGTTGTTCTGTGATCACTTGAAGATGAATTTTATCTGGCAGCTGGCACTTAGAATCTACTGATGATTCTTAAATGTCCTTTCAGGTCAGATATATTCTGTGAATGATGCTCGATACTTTGATTGGCCTGAAGGTTTAAGACATTACATTGACACTGTCAGACAAGGGAAAGGCAGATACCCGAAGAAATATTCTGCACGCTACATATGTTCGCTGGTCGCTGATTTTCATAGAACATTACTTTATGGTGGAATTGCGATGAACCCAAGGGACCATCTCCGACTTGTTTATGAAGCAAATCCCCTAAGTTATGTTGCAGAACAAGCTGGTGGAAAAGGTTCTGATGGTAAACGTAGGATTTTGGCAATTCAGCCTGCAAAACTTCATCAAAGACTACCTCTTTTCTTAGGTAGTCCTGAAGATATTGAAGAACTAGAAAGTTATGGTGACATACAGCAGAAACTAAATCCCGGCTATGAAGTTTGATGGGCAGTTCACGTATTTACGTCAGGTATGTTTTATGACTCTTATCTTTTGTCCGAGTTGTGCTTCTATTTATTGTGAAATACTAGTAGTTAGTTGAAGCATTCTTCGACACATTTTTCATTTAGTCATCTGGAAACAATTTCAACTTTCTGTGTTGCTGCATGGGTAAGGTTACGTAGTTACATCATGCGACCCAGTTTACTCCGCAGTTTGTGAGAGCTCTTAGCGGTACAATATTGTTGTATTGTTAGATTCCTAATCTCCAGCATAAGCATTGCTACTGTATGATCAAGTACAGTTGCTGCCATTTCGATTCGTCACTCTCAAAATTCCCAAAACTATGTATATGTGATATGAGGTTAAGGAACTAACGATGCGATAGAAGGCCTAAGCATAGCAAGTTATGTCTAACCAAATTACAAAGGACCGACCTACTGAACCTAGCATCTATGTACGACTATTGGCTAAGTAGTAAGTAAGTACTATGATTACATGATTTTAAGTTTCATGGCCATGAATAATCCAATTACATGTTAACATCTAGGCGCAATGTGGACAAGGATTAAGCATTCATGATGTATGCCGAAACTGATTATGCATCTCGAGATCGTGGTTCTTAAGAGCATGCCAAACGTGTCTGTGCATAAAATGTGCGCATCACAAGGTCGTCCTCGTTGATCAAAGGTGTGTCATGACTCATGAGTGACTGCAACCTTAACTTTATTTGTCGCAGTCACTCGGGAATCGGGATGCTCTGTAGTTAAAAACTTAAAATGGCCTCCAAGGGCTCAAAGTTTAGGGGAAGCTTATTACGTACTAGGGTCAAATCTTGGCTTAAACTTATCTTGCCATTAAGCGTTTCAAGAAATTCCATTAACCACATGGTCCATATTGTATACTACCTTAATGGCTACATCCCATTTATATTTTGTTACaagttttaaacccgtgaaattcacgggtctgTTTTTACAATTGTAAATCAATATAGGTAATCATAATTAAGATATAataattttttatttagtttTAATTATATCTATAATCTTGGCTATAAAATATTGTGCCCGCTAGCATGATCCAGACTTAATCAATGAAATATTATTTCACATGGTGAAAAAATTCAACTCCATATTAAGAGTTTAGTTTGACTTCTATCTAATTGATGTCAAACTATAACTCTTATACTTCCATATACTTAAAGTTTAACCTAAATACTTGACTTTGACGTGAATCTCGTGCAGAAAAAGTTGCAACCGCGGTCTCTCGCTAAATTAGTGAGAAGCCACTCTTTCGTACCATTTTACGCGTTTTTGTACTCCTTTTAGAATATTTTGATTGCTGCCAAACTGACACGTTAATTTAATTACTATTTTCATAATAAGTTCCACCAATTTTTTTCATTCATAATTTGTGTACATACTTAATTATCCATAGCATCATTGTTTAAAATATGTAAAATGGTCTTACCGTGTGTTGGAAGACTTACTCAATTGAAAGTCCAAAAATTGGGttaaaaactttaatttattttaatttattaaaagATGGAAATAAATATAaacatcactactacaaatccaggcaaccacaacggccctttaacaacgcttattcacgaaaatcaccaaaagacGTACAATGGATTGCGctaaattttactaaacttaattacaacggttatgtgttgttaacctttgttattggttttaacaacgggtcaaactttcacaaccgttgttaatataaaaactaataacaacagtttactctataatacattataaccgttgttaataatttggcgcaaaattagtgaaacgtaattacaacggttatattagtacccgttgttattaggttttaacaacggttgtagacgcaataaccgttgttattgaagttatgaagatctaaagaacaaacacCACGCATGGATCGCTTTATTtcgctatacgctacaaaacacaaacacaagctaatactgctacacaaatatcatcctccattcctccctgatcgtctctctctgtcttcatctccgtaactgttgtcaccgtcttctctccctcatcgtgtttatcaatcaggtatatatgtttcttattaACTATTCCTtattaagattttcaagctatatatatatatatatatatataggattgttcaatttcctggcctttgaatgtcgattatttttgaatttctgaatttgttgggttattatctaatttgttgataatttagcttaattgatttcctgaatttcgtttatttgtttacctattatTGAATTTTCTGAATTAGTTTCCTATATATTacaaatgtagaaaaatgactcgaacttaTTGCTAcaaatatgagtgaccccaactataaggatggtttagctgaattttataaAGTCAttgcgaacaatttgaaaggttcttcaaGTATTCCAtatccttgtgaaagatgtggattggagtttggtgttgtgatggttgatgatgatgttcTCGGGGTGCGTCCTCAGCCGAGTGGGtcccttgcgggagtggcttcatgccctagtttcgccctctgtggaacccgccacaggaggggatgcgcacattaatgaacaaggttgataccgtcgttttagtaccaaaaataaatgcctaagactactaacagaagttagcggaagtagggtcgatctccacagggagactattatatctatctgctaatCTAAGTCTGTCCGGTAACAAATGGGAGTTTTAAAtttatttctaaactaaaagtggTTAAGGCAAgggaataagagaaaagagaaataaaagcaaGGATGAGCAAAGTATATGATCAGATAAAGAGAAGTATGCTAGGaaatcggttcaccatggcaattaaTCAACTCAGTCGTAAATAGCTcagacgatctaatgtga
Encoded here:
- the LOC141599628 gene encoding fructose-1,6-bisphosphatase, chloroplastic yields the protein MLSSTTPLKLTSIFPPKSFIFPRKSNNFLLPIKLNNPKMSSFTGFSITAQLSSKNESKTLVEYVGKGGIDVGDDLVILVDHLQYACKKIAALIASPFNSSLANSMQASGNVSGSGRDAPKPLDIVSNDIILSSLQNSGKVAVVASEENDAPVWFSDNAPFVVVMDPLDGSRNIDASIPTGTIFGVYNRLVELDSLPQEEKATLNSLQSGSKLVAAGYVLYSSATIFCVTFGSGVHSFTLDHSTGDFILTHPSIKIPSRGQIYSVNDARYFDWPEGLRHYIDTVRQGKGRYPKKYSARYICSLVADFHRTLLYGGIAMNPRDHLRLVYEANPLSYVAEQAGGKGSDGKRRILAIQPAKLHQRLPLFLGSPEDIEELESYGDIQQKLNPGYEV